CTTGAGAAGGGAATTAAAGGTGATTAGCACCGTTAGGGTGACTACCACATTGTAAATGAGCGCCATTGTGGTCGGCAACGTGCTCCAAAACCGCAGATGGTTCGCCATGATAAAATAGGTATTGACCGGAATCAACAGCAATCCAAGGAGCACCGCTCGAAATGTCACGTTCGCACTCGTTGTCTGGTGGAGCTCTGCTTTTTCGACCATTATCCGCGCTTCCTCTTGACATGAAAAAAGCCCTATGTGTCATGCACAGGGCTTTTTGGTTCGATGCTTTCCAATGCGACGTTGCACTGGGGGAGGTAGGTATATCGTAACTCCATCAATCTGCATTTATTCGTGTGTTTTAGACAGGCTGGCTTGGCTTACGACAATTGCTCACTCTCAATCAGCTGCCCTCAACTTCACTGCGTTTCTGCATTTCCAGCAGACATAGATCTGCGAGATCGCTGCCCAACGGATCATCTATTTCCAAGGCGTAGCGTTTGAGTAACTGGGCAAGTTCGGCAGTGATTTCGGTATATGGCGGGAAGTGGAGATACTGATTGTGGCCATCTGCCCGCGGCGTATTATACAGGTTCAATTCCTCTTCTGGATCGTTGACCAGATCATACAACTCGTGGTTACCCGTATAGCTGCGCAGCCCACCTACAGGTCGGCTCAGGATTAGCTTCCACTCGTTGGTGCGGATACATCGCTGGTCGACGAATTGATCGCGGGTGATGTTCTGGGTGTAGTGGGCTTCCCGCCACGGAGTGGATTCATCCCTTAACAGTGGTGTCATGCTGCTACCGTGCAGATAGTCAGGAATTTCCAATCCAGCCCAATCGAGAACCGTGGGCATCAGGTCTTGCAGCCCTACAAAGTCCTCAATAACTGATCCCGCTTCGATGGTTCCCGGTTGGCTAAAGATCATGGGCACCTTAATCGAGTCTTCGTGGCAGGTAAATTTGTGATCTGACCCACGATAGGAGAACATATCCCCGTGGTCGGAGTAGTACACAACGATGGTGTCTTCGGCGATGCCCAGTTCATCTAGGGCAGTCATCAGTCTGCCCACGTTGTAGTCGATGGCACTGACGGCAGCGTAATAGCCAGCATACGGCACTCCCTTGCCCCGATACGGTTCATAGAA
The window above is part of the Candidatus Poribacteria bacterium genome. Proteins encoded here:
- a CDS encoding sulfatase-like hydrolase/transferase; translation: GGHWVDNKRDGVYKPHQQTDQMIEFIKEQATSGKPFFAVNGYYPPHDPYTAPKEFYEPYRGKGVPYAGYYAAVSAIDYNVGRLMTALDELGIAEDTIVVYYSDHGDMFSYRGSDHKFTCHEDSIKVPMIFSQPGTIEAGSVIEDFVGLQDLMPTVLDWAGLEIPDYLHGSSMTPLLRDESTPWREAHYTQNITRDQFVDQRCIRTNEWKLILSRPVGGLRSYTGNHELYDLVNDPEEELNLYNTPRADGHNQYLHFPPYTEITAELAQLLKRYALEIDDPLGSDLADLCLLEMQKRSEVEGS